One window from the genome of Candidatus Melainabacteria bacterium encodes:
- a CDS encoding NAD(P)-dependent glycerol-3-phosphate dehydrogenase produces MYSESAKMNNVAVLGAGSWGSTLSWLLANAGRNVRLWTQDAAKAERINSTHLIERPLKIEIPHQVVASSDLCETVADADVILFCCTSQSTRSLAERLKPILASSKGSVIVSAVKGLELSTLKRMSEVISDVIPDLPVCSLSGPNLAAEILLGLPTASVIACSNIGVALDVQKVVSLPGFRVYSNDDLIGVELGGTLKNVIAIAAGASDGLHLGSNAKAALLTRGLAEMTRLAVRLGARPATLSGLAGMGDLFATCDGPSSRNYRLGMEFAQGKKLEEVLTGLEAIAEGVPTAEAVCELSKRLGLELPIAEQVDAALKGKTTPKGAIMTLMGRPPSSEY; encoded by the coding sequence ATGTATAGCGAGTCGGCAAAAATGAACAATGTTGCCGTGCTTGGCGCGGGTAGCTGGGGCTCTACTCTCAGTTGGTTACTGGCAAATGCCGGACGCAATGTACGTTTATGGACTCAGGACGCGGCCAAAGCTGAGCGCATCAATTCCACTCATTTAATCGAACGACCGCTCAAAATCGAAATTCCTCATCAAGTTGTTGCCTCAAGCGATCTATGCGAAACGGTTGCTGATGCGGATGTCATTCTCTTTTGCTGCACCTCACAGTCGACAAGAAGTCTCGCGGAAAGGCTCAAGCCTATTCTCGCCTCCAGCAAGGGCAGCGTCATTGTCAGCGCTGTAAAGGGTCTTGAACTTTCCACATTGAAGCGAATGTCGGAAGTAATTTCGGATGTAATACCGGATCTGCCTGTATGTTCACTTTCGGGACCTAATCTCGCCGCCGAAATTCTGCTCGGGCTGCCGACTGCCTCTGTGATCGCCTGCTCCAATATCGGTGTTGCCCTGGACGTCCAGAAGGTTGTCAGTCTGCCTGGTTTTCGTGTTTACTCCAACGACGACTTAATTGGCGTTGAGCTCGGTGGCACATTAAAGAATGTCATCGCCATCGCGGCAGGGGCTTCTGACGGATTGCACCTTGGCAGCAATGCTAAGGCGGCGCTTTTGACGCGTGGACTGGCAGAGATGACAAGATTAGCCGTGCGTCTCGGCGCGCGACCGGCAACTCTGTCTGGATTGGCTGGAATGGGAGACCTTTTTGCCACATGTGACGGTCCAAGCAGCCGAAATTATCGGTTGGGAATGGAGTTTGCACAGGGTAAAAAATTAGAAGAAGTGCTGACAGGATTGGAAGCAATTGCTGAAGGAGTGCCCACTGCCGAGGCGGTTTGTGAACTTTCTAAACGGTTGGGACTGGAACTGCCCATTGCAGAACAAGTCGATGCCGCTTTGAAAGGTAAAACGACGCCCAAAGGGGCGATAATGACGCTGATGGGTAGACCCCCATCCAGCGAGTATTAG